In Peromyscus leucopus breed LL Stock chromosome 11, UCI_PerLeu_2.1, whole genome shotgun sequence, a genomic segment contains:
- the LOC119088763 gene encoding UDP-glucuronosyltransferase 3A1-like, whose translation MAEHRIGILVSLFLLEVLLLDAAKILTISTIGGSHYMLMNRVSQILQDHGHNVTSLLKEKLLYPDFKEEKISYQVIKWHLSEDKQKEIDNRRQLLAEELVHYR comes from the exons ATGGCTGAGCATCGGATTGGGATTCTAGTGAGCTTGTTTCTCCTTGAGGTTCTTCTTTTGGATGCTGCAAAAATCCTGACTATATCTACAATTG GTGGAAGCCACTATATGTTAATGAACCGTGTGTCACAAATTCTTCAAGACCATGGCCATAATGTGACCAGTCTGCTTAAAGAAAAGCTTCTCTATCCAG AttttaaagaggagaaaataTCATACCAGGTTATAAAGTGGCATCTATCTGAAGATAAGCAAAAGGAAATTGATAATAGAAGACAACTCCTTGCAGAGGAATTAGTTCATTACAGGTAA